A genomic stretch from Macaca nemestrina isolate mMacNem1 chromosome 16, mMacNem.hap1, whole genome shotgun sequence includes:
- the LOC105481739 gene encoding ubiquitin carboxyl-terminal hydrolase isozyme L3 isoform X2 translates to MEGQRWLPLEANPEFLKQLGLHPNWQFVDVYGMDPELLSMVPRPVCAVLLLFPITEKYEVFRTEEEEKIKSQGQAVTSSVYFMKQTISNACGTIGLIHAIANNKDKMHFESGSTLKKFLEESVSMSPEERARYLENYDAIRVTHETSAHEGQTESSSPSSSQPHSSHCRTKASSLCHHASLPWVKRYHVGPAKATSPSLRLRRWRPFLRLPSLGLHSVVSLVNLPSLLQ, encoded by the exons TTTCTCAAACAATTAGGTCTGCATCCTAACTGGCAATTCGTCGATGTATATGGAATGGATCCTGAACTCCTTAGCATGGTACCAAGACCAGTCTGCGCAGTATTACTTCTCTTTCCTATTACAGAAAAG tatgAAGTATTCAgaacagaagaggaagaaaaaataaaatctcagggaCAAGCTGTTACATCATCAGTATATTTCATGAAGCAAACGATCAGCAATGCCTGTGGAACAATTGGACTGATTCATGCTATTGCAAACAATAAAGACAAGATGCACTTTG AATCTGGATCAACCTTGAAAAAATTCCTGGAGGAATCTGTATCAATGAGCCCTGAAGAACGAGCCAGATACCTGGAGAACTATGAT GCCATCCGAGTTACTCATGAGACCAGTGCCCATGAAGGTCAGACTGAg TCCTCCTCGCCATCCTCATCACAGCCTCATTCTAGCCACTGCAGAACGAAGGCCTCATCATTGTGTCACCATGCATCCCTGCCCTGGGTCAAACGTTACCATGTAGGCCCTGCAAAGGCTACCAGTCCATCTCTCCGTCTTCGTCGCTGGCGACCCTTCTTACGCCTACCATCTTTGGGTCTCCATTCTGTTGTAAGTTTAGTCAATCTTCCATCTCTTCTCCAGTGA